From the genome of Leishmania major strain Friedlin complete genome, chromosome 35:
CCGGCACCATGCTCACCGACTCGGTGCTCTCGCCttggcgacagcagcagcagcagcagcaggacgcGGTGGATCGTCCGTCTTATGAGCAAGTCCTCATCGAGCGCGCCGCAGTCTTCGCCGCGCTGCGACGGTTCAAAGAGAAGGGCAACATCATTGTTCACAAGCTCTACAACACCGTaaaggcgcagcaggagcaggtgCTGGAGCTTGTCGCCACTGTGGAGGCCTTGAAGAAGGCGAACAAGCGGTTCAAGGATGCCCTCAGCAAcggaggtggtgccgctggtggcagcctcggcagcggtgcaggcgcagcagcgacggcggggGGCGTCACACGACTGCCCGACACCGTCGCTGAGCTGCAAGAGAAGGTCAtcacgcagcggcgcgtcatTGAGCAAATGGACCAACTCATGCAGAATGCAGACCGCATGCTGTTggcgatgcgcgcgcgcgtcgaggccgcggagcagcgaGCCAGCGGTGCGTCGGCAGAACGCCGGCGgcttccgccgctgccgctcaccCCCGGCAGTGGGACGTCCAACGCTAGCACCCCTCGCCAGGCACCGGTCGGGGgagacggcgatgccgccaccgtctcggcgcagcagcagcagtttcTGTTGGGCCGCATTGCTCAGCTGTGGCAGGCACTGAAGcaggagcaggcgcagcgccttCACTTGGAGGAGGTCTACGGCGCCACCTCTGAGGAGACGGCACGCAATGTAGCACTGCTGGaagagcgcctgcagcgtgTGCAGAACACGCGAGGAGTGATgtacaacagcagcggcagcgccacgaacGCCGCAGCAGTTCAAATGGAATTGCATACTTTGCTGGAAGAGGGCGGGCACGGTAGTGGTGTCTCGGTGGCTGAAGAAATTCGCCGCAAGAATAAGGAGCAGCGTACCATGTTGCCGGCCTCGTCACGCTCGCCCTCGTCCACGCTCGCTCGCACCCTCTTCACGGCCGTGAGCGTCGGggacgcggccgcggcggaggatTACAAAGCCGAGAAGGAAGATGATGCGAAGCAAGCGCCCGACGGGTCGAAACGGCAGCCGTCCAGcgagccggcggcggcacagaacgcgcggcaacggcgcgcCTACCTAGGTGGTCCTTGGAGCGCTGCAGACAGCACTAGCGTCGACCTGGCGGCTGAAGAGCAGGACCTTCAGCTCGGCATTCCAGTGCCGGACGCCTCCCACCTTCGAGACTCGACCTCCCGCTCGTTCCATTCCTGCTCCTCCGGCGCGAGTCGGCGTCTTGTGGGCTTTCTGCCTGCAAAAGCTGCGGATGTCATGAGTTGCACCGTGGACAGTGCCAGTGATGGGGCGAATGACAATGACGAGGGCCACGTCGCGGTGGTGAGGAGCGGCTCGAACGCGCGGGGCCGCGCGGCTGTCATTGCGACGGCAAACCCAATGGCGATCcactcgtcctcctcgccgctgccggacaCGATCCCTTCGGTAGGATGATCAGCtgtgtggcagcagcgcttgaGCAAGCGCCTGGTGGATCTGGACAAGGCCAAGGCAGATATGGTAGTGTTGCCGCGATGTACCGCTTCAAAAAGCGACAGATGCCGTTAACTGCACGCGCATGTATGACAAGTCGCTTAttcgtgtgtctgtgtgtgttctcCATTTCGACGAGAAGCTACCCTCAGGTCTTGGACAAGGCGACCCTGATGTgttgcggcgacggcggttCGGCAGTGCGCGAGGTGCGTGTATTTGGAGCACGAGTGCACAAGTGCTCCTTGCGCAGCTAttctttttcctctctccgAGGCGTGATGTCCTCTACTGTCTGCGCCTGTGAAAGCATGTGTCTCTCCTCGTACTTCAATCGTGGTGGGGATCGGAGCGCAGTCAtcgcggagcagcggcagatgcgCGCAAAGAAACGCAACGGCCATGAATGGCGACCACCGCCATCACCTGCGTGATCGTGTGCGTCCTCCCCGTGACcttgcgcagacgcgcaccaTGCAAAGGAGCCATTCTGCAGTGTGGTCGAGTCGGCGCCCGTGGAGAATACGCTAGTTGTTATCTGCATGCagctgtctctccctctctcacacctctctcctcttccggTTGTGTTTCTTCGTTCTCCACATCGTATCCACGTACTGGGCGGTTGGCTATGCGTGCATCCAACTCCGTTTTTTCATTATTCCTCTACGCCACCTGAGAGCTGAGAAACCGCTCTGTCGAGTCGCCATGCGCTTGGCACCCGCTCCTCTTCATCCattccttttctctctgcgtACCGCCGTCGCGAAGAAAGCCGGAGATGCAgtcacagcagcaccactaCACCGCATCCCCCACAGCGTCCCCGGCGCTTAGCCGAGCAGGCGTCTCCTCGACGCCGGTGCTCATTCTTGACTTGGGCAGCCGCACCATCAAGTCAGGCCTGCACACCGCGACAACGCCGCACCTCACACCCGCCCTTGTCGGCACCCCAAAATACCCGCGCTGCCTACCACAGGTATCGTCGTCGTTCAATCAGAGTagcagcatcagcaccaGCTGTTTTGTGGTTGGAAGCGACGCTGCTTCTCGGCGCGGCGTACTGCGGCTCAGTCGGCCCATACAGCATGGAGGGGTCATCATGGACTGGGTCGGTACGCGCCCTCTGTTGCGGCAGAGCATTCAGAACGCTCTGGTCcctccgtcgtcgtctctgGCGGTGCGACAGCCATtggaggagggcgaagaTGTCATCTACTCACTGGTCGAGAGCCCCTATGCGTCTCGACCGCAGCGGGCCAGGTTGGCGGAACTCCTCTTCGAAGGCCCCGACCAGGAAGCTGTCATGAGCGACAGCGGTAAGCAGCAACGCGTGGGTCCTCGTGCGGCCGGTGTTTTCTGCGGCGTAGGGCCGCTGCTTGCCCTGTATGCCACTGGGCAAACAACtggtgtcgtcgtcgacgtcggcgacggcgctgtgagcactgcagcggcggccgacgGCTATGTTCTGCCTCAGTGCCTCCAGCGAGAGGCGGACGGTGCAACGGGGGCAGCCGTTACGTCGTACTTGACGCGCTTGCTGTACCAAAGCGGCGTACTcggcccagcagcggcgacggcagcttTCAGGCgatcagcgccgccatcgctcTTGGGCTCCGCGACAAACCACTTGAgtagcggtgctggcgccggcACCCAGCAAGAACGCGAGCTAGTTTACGCGCTCAAGGAGGCGTGCTGTAGCGTGTCTGCCACGCCGCTCTTCTCTACCAAATCCTCTCtcgccgcggcagacgccagcaccgctgccacgccgTCTCTTGCCGAGCTCAACTCTGCGCTGATTGCCGCTGCTCAGCGCACGCAACATAGCGGgcctggcggcagcggtgcagctcaCGCCAGCACCCCGTTCTCGCACCCCTTCACGCTCCCCGATGGCAGCTTTCTCGAAGTCGGCGGCGCGGAAGCCGCGCAAGCGTCGGAGGTGCTCTTCTACCCAGCCCTTATGGGGAGTGAGGGCCGCGGCGTGGTTGACGTGGTGCTGGacgcggtggccgccgctcctgcggaactgcagccgcagctgcttggAAACGTTGTCGTAACGGGTGGTGTGACTTGCAGCGCTGGATTCGGGTACCGCTTCTTCAACGAGATGCAGCAGCGTATTCGCGGGTGTGCTGCGTCGTCCACCAACGGCTCCTCGAATCAGCGCATCTGCGTGTCCGCCCCGGAACAGCGCGCTTACGCGGCGTGGATGGGCGCCAGCTACGTGGCGCAGATATCGTCGTTTGCGAGCAGCATGGTCGTAACGCGCGCGGCCTACGAAGAAGAGGGTGAAGCAGCTCTGGCAAGGAGAGTGTTGACGTAGACACGGTCATGACGATTGCGACTTCTATGTGAGGGCCATGTGCATCAACTCACGATGAGTGCAAGCATACGAATTCATTGCGTACAAATACCAAAAGAAAGGAGGAACTGACTTGGCGTGTGTTTTTCCCTTctgtgctcgtgtgtgtgcgtccgcCTCTTaacctcctctctctctctccaccccctccctcaaGCGCCCTGATCCAAGGCGACTCGTGAGCCCACATGTCACTTCTCCTATCGCGTATGCTCGCTCCCTCACCGCCGAACTCCTCGTATTTTTTTCTTCCGCCCTCTCCTCATTTCTCTGTTGCCTTTCTTCTGCGCTCGTAACAAGAGGGAGTCAGCCCTTTGTGCGTGTTGTCGGCTTTCCTGTCGTTGTTCCCTTACGtccactcccccccccagtCGTTTCTTTCTGATGCCATTGGGGGAGGTTGTGgctccgccgtcgcaccgCAGTCACCCATCATacatacgcacacagacctcctccctccccgcgCAAGCACACCGCATACCTCCATCAGTCAGTGCACTCATCTACCAGCCACTCGCTCTATTTCTGCACGCATCATATGCACAACGCAAACGGGAATACCTACTTTGCCCTCTAGTCGTttgtggcgctgcacccTTGCTCCCTTCCCTTTGTTGTCGTTTCCTCGTCGGGTGTGCCTCCGGCTCTATCCGTCCTCTCCATCGcttgcctctctcgctctcaccTCGCTACAGCGTTAGACGCTCCCTACCTCCTCCAGGTCGTGCAGCCTCGCACTTGCGTCTCGGACTCGCacaggcggtggtgcagcaaaGCTCCCCCGCGTAGAGGAGGACGCGCATCACTcaccttttcttttttcctGTTCTCGTTgtgttttgttgtttgtttgctcACCAAAAGAACCAAAAAGCGAACAAAACAAAGGCCTGTGGGTGactgtacgtgtgtgtgtgtgtgcgtgtgcgtgtgtgtgcgcgtgtgtgcgcgtacgtCTACTGCGCCCGTCCCGTGGAAAATCGGACGTCTCGTCATTatcgcctctctctttctctgccccGTTTCTACCAACGCATTCGCACGAGTGACTTATACACTAGAAAAAAACACTGTAGCGAATTTTTGtttccctttccctccccttcccccatcACTCttcaccgcccccccccttcccctcctcctctctctctctctccccgtctctTGCGCACCACTCCCCTCGTAGGGGACAACCACATCCTTTTCGCCCTCTCCGTTGTTGATCGTCTCTATCACGCGTTTGCTCCTTGCTCCGGTGCTTTTCATCGTTTCGAGAGGGAGATACCTGTGCCAGTCGCAACGTGGTAGGCTAACAGCCGGTCACTTCCCTCCGGCGCCACGCCTTCATCGCacttttctttcgttttctcgTTATCTATCTGCTGCATGGTGCCGTTTATGGTTGCCTCTgtgctctccctctgtgtATGCCTTCCCATTCGTACAAATTTGTacacatgcgcatgcgtTTAGCGCCTTCTCCTGTCCCGCAgtctgccctcctcctccccctccccctcctcctccccctccccctccccctcttccccctcctcctcctcctcctccctcccccgacgCTTCTGTGGTGCCTCTTTGCCTTTGTTTTCCCTCCATAAATACGGAAAGAAAAAAATTGAGGCAGAGAAACAGCAccaacaaacaacaacacatacacacgcaacGTAATAATCTCGGAAACAAGCCCTAGCTTTCCTCGTCATCATCACCAAACTGGTCTTTCCCTGCTTGGTTATCTTGTCTCGCTTgatcgtttttttttcctgctctcctcctcttcgcgtgagtgtgcgtgtcttgGTTTCGCTTCTACCCTCTGAAGACTAGTTGCTGATCTTGCTTGTTTGGCTCTTGGTGACTGtgttggtggcggtgcgcacaGCACGTCGTGCGATTGAAGGTGTATTTACGGTGTTGcacgcatgtgtgtctgtgtgtcctcgtcccttctctttcttcccctcccgcacacacgtacacgcctCCGCTTCGTCCGCTCTATTCCTTCCCACCAAGCGTAAATACCACAAAAAAATTGCATCATTTATTAGAGGCGCGTACGAGACGCCTCAACAAACAACCTGTTGTTCTGCCGGCTACTCCAATTGAacctcttttcctttcttccccttccccttcatTCTTCAATAGccccgtctctctttctctctctctctttctcgttctctctccttcacctcTATACCTCTTGCTgtggtgggtgtgggtgtgggtgtgggtgtacACTGGGGGGGTTTCCTCGCTTTGCTTGCCTGTTTCGTTCCGCCTTTTTTATGCTCAGTCCTGCACTCTTGTGAAGGGAGcgtgttgttttttttttgtttttctttttcgttttatggtgacccctccctccctccctctctccctccctccctttctttcTTTTATTAGTAGTTCCTTGCTTCcgtcgtggcagcggcgttcgcatttttgttttccttcgAATACCTCGGAAACGAAAAGttaacaacaacaaaacaaaaagaaaacgaaacgGGCCAGGAGAGGGAGCAGGAAGAAAGTGCGTAGAGTGTGCTTCTAGAGACTTGTAGATTTCACCCGTTCCTTTGGTGTGCGTTATTTGGCGCGTGGGTGTTTTCCAGTCTCTCTCGCGCTCTTTCCATTTTGACCACTTCCGCCTCATCACGatttgtttttgttgttctgcTTTGTTGTCCTACCCCTCAGCAACGGCATAGTGGACGGTGCTCGTGAAACATTTGGGCAGTGTGCGCGCCCCGGTGTTTGTGTCCTCGACGTTCCCTGAGCCGTGTACTCACGAGCTCACCTGGGCCTAACttgccccctcttccttgtGTTGCCTCTCGCATCGctcacgcgcgtgcatgaGTCATGGCGTATGCTTACACAGACCCAACATCCATCAACTACATCCTGCAACGTGCACACACTGAGCTGCGGCGTGGCGAGAATCAGCACTACCGCTCCACTGAGGCTCAGTACACGAATCATGTAAAAGAACTGCTTGGCAACTTGGAGCGCTACCTCGAAACGTGTGGCGTGCGGCTCCCCACTCAAGTGCAGGAGGGCGCGGAGATTACTGCTACCGCGGAGGCAGCTGGTGAGACGGAAAGTGAGCGAACGCCGTTTTCGGCACCACCACGCGGTCGTTTGGTGGCAACTCAGCGCGTAAACCaaggccgccgcctcagcagcggGTCTGCGTTCGCGTCCGTGACGGTCGGCAGTGCAAAGTGCGACAGCAACGCCGTGAACCGGCACGAGGAGGCAAGCAACAATATCAGTGTTTACTCAAGTGGGCCAGTCCGCAGCGGGTGGGGAAAGCTGGCAACCCCAtgcgaggcgcagcgtggcagcggcgcggcgaacGCGTGCCATGTCGCGAGCAGTTGCCCcgtagcggcggcgacgtcgactCTTCACGGTATTTTTCTGAAGCACGACCAGGTAAATGCGATGTCTgactcttcctcttcgccgctCGGGGCCGCCTACCAGCAGCACATCGCGCCAGACAAtaggtgcgtgcgtgcggtcACCAGCGAAAGTGAGGCGAGTATCCTATACAAATCACAGCAAGCGACCACGGCGCATGCTGCGTACTCGTCCTCTTCGTCATCCGTGGCCGTCGACGCTGGGGCTGACGCCAACGCGGAAGGCAGCACCACCTCTCTTCTGCACAGCGGTGATGCCGCTGGCGTGGACAGCTGCAGTGTGGACAGTGGCAGTGCCCCCATCGTGGCCATCATCGACTctgggtgcggcggcggtaaCAGCACGAGGAGCAGGGGGCGCGGCGAGAGTGTGGCAATGAGGTCGCcccccgcaccgccgcagctgccggacCACTACACAGGGGAGggcgcacgcggcggccTCTACGCATCAGGCGACAGTTTCAgtcgcagcaccagcacccaCCTTATGGTTTTGAACGCGATTGCCTCTGCATCCTGTGTTTCCGATGCAGATGCGGGTGCCGcttgcaccgctgccgcccatgACCGCTGGGGTGAGTTCGGTACCTTCGTGCAGTCCATCACAGAGAGCCGCCAGAACAGCAATCTGGCGTCGCTcaggagcgcagccgcggcgggaTGTCCGCTGCCGGATGGCGTCAACGGCGCTCCGGttgcccctctccctgccccGATGCGAAATGCGGAAaacggcagcagtggagcAGTGTCGGCCCCGCTTGCCGTGGTagcgccgccacctggtgTCGACCCCATGGTTGGCTTGCAGCTCCCTTCCTTGCccagcaccggcacctcCATGACGACCCCTCCCGCGCCTGTCTcgtctgccgctgcaggcaGGCAAgtgcagccgtcgccgctgcactcgAGTGGCGCCAAAATCACCACCTCTTCTCTGACACTGCAGGTGGCGCACggagccggcagcagcgcggtgcgtgcgttggCCGCGGCAGGCGTCGCAGCGGAAGCgggtggcagcagcgagatGCCAAACGCGGAGCTTGATAAACCGCTGTCACCTTCATTTGGTATCTTGAGCTCCCCTCCTCTAATCGCCCCAGTGCCGCAGTTCGAGTGCATTCCCTgtccgccgctgcactcAGGACCTGGTCGGCCAGCCTATTTTACCGCTGTAGTCGCCCCCATGCAGCGCGTGGCGTCTGAGCCGCTTGCCAGTCATCGCCtctgtggcggtggcggtgacggcacAGATTCAATTGTGCACCACCAACAAGCGCAGCGCGGCCCAGTTCCGCCGCACCCCGGAACCTCAGCTGACGCGgtcgcagcgacagcggcgacggcaacgaCCGCGTCGACGAGGAATCCGGAGAAGGCACAGCTGATGTGCCGCTTACGAGAGGTGCTGGAGCGCTCCGTCTTTGGGAAATCATCGGTCCAACCGCCTGCGGTGCCATCCGCGGTTGCTGCGGGACGGCGGTCATCCTTGTCCGACAACGCTGCGAGCGGCGTAGGAGAGAATCAAGAGAAACACTCTGcagccggcagcaccagGGTGCCCGTGTCATCACTTGTGCCTTCGCCCCAGTCGCTGCGGCAGAACCAGCAGATGCCAGGCTATCCTACACCGTTGCCGAGCACAACAAAGACAGACGACACCCCTGGCGGGTCAGCAAACGCGCAGCGTAGTGACAGCCCGTCTGAGCTCAAGGACGGCGACAAACGCGGAGATGGGACTGGCGGTGTGGCATGGGACGACTCGTGGGATTTCCTTCGGCTCGCCACTGCCGCGATCTCAGAGTTCCCGCACACCACGTCAAGCAAAGACATCGTCAGCGAAGCAGCCACTTCTCACAGCGTGCCGCGCGGGACTGTGCGTCCCAaggacgccggcggcgacgaggacagGGGCAGCATGGGCCCTCCCAGGTGTGATCACGCGCCGAAGGAGGGGTGCCGCGCTCACGGATatgtcggcagcagcaacaaagCCGCTACCATGAACGCAGCAAGGCCACCTGGTGGCCTCAGTGTCTGTCGCAGGTGGGACATGGGTAGCTGTGCGACGGCGAACAACACCTCCTCCCGTGCATATGCGAAAGAGATGGTAGCGGCATCGCTCGTCGCCAACGCGCAGCAGTACCGACCTTCATTGCCTGTTCCCATGTTGTGGATGCGACCTGCACGCAGCCCGCCAGGCATCGCGTTGCAGGGCGCCTCGGTGTCCGATGGATACCGAACAGGACTCACGAAAAGCAACGTGGACAACTTCAGCCGAGCTGAAGAAGAAGTACCGCGAGCGCGCCAGAGGCACTCGGCAGGGGGAAAGAGGGTTCTAGGTGATGAACAGCAGCCATCGCAGGACGATGACGGAGAGAGGCAGTCCTTCTCGACCAACCTCTCCCCAGCACAcgcggagaagcagcagctgatgcagcggctgcgcatgGTTCTCAGCCGTCATGGTGAGTGAGCTCTGACGAAGAGGTGAACGCccttgcagcagctgaagaggCCAGCCgggaccaccaccaccccacacGCATCTCTTACACTCCAATGCAcccacacaggcacaggTGGAACCAcgtacgtgcgtgcgcgcaacggtctttctttttcgttacatcctctctctccctctctgtctttcctttttctttttctcttgtcTAGCTCTGCCATATCGCTGTTGCAAGCAGCGCCTGTTTAGCGGCGTGTggtgggagggaagggagtccgtgtgtgtgtgtgtgtgtgtgtgtgtgtgcaccgcAGTTGTGCGAGGTCAGAGCGTGTCACTGCAGTTGTAAGTGAATTTTGAATGAGTATCGGACAATGCGGAACACAAATGCATGCGTTCAcgtgaagagggaggggggagggggcgacgATGCCGAGACAAAGACAAGTCGGGATTGAGGGCACGTAGCCATAAGGGTGCGAGTGAATGAGGCTGGGACTTTATCCTTTCACACACCCTTCCCCGCTCCCTCCTTCTGTTCACGCCTTTGTGCACACAATAAATGTCCGGCGAAGGTGCTGAAGCTGTGCCGCCCTCCAGCCGCCTCGCCCTTTACAcatttctctctcgctgtcgtTGGAGCCATCCTTCTTCTACcgttctcccccccccttcatcGGATGCGTCAACGAAgacgcgtcgccgccgtaaATGCATCGCGTACTTTCTCTGCTTGCGGCCTTTGCTCGCAGACATGACACTTGCATTTGGGCATTCTACGTGATGCTCGCGGGCACCCACATGTGCGGACGGCAATTTCTTCGTCCGTCGGTACTCGATCCCGTACGGTACGTTCTcactgctgcaccaccaTTCCGTGTACTTCGTATTCCTGTTCACAGTGCCGTTATTGCAGCCTCCTCTGAACTGTGCTGTATTCAAGGCGTGTCGACATGCGACGTTTCAGTTTCCAGTTTTGTGTGGAAGCAGGCACGTCGACAACTCactccttccctccctccccctcgcccatacacacacctccctcctttccggTGGTTTTGAGCGTATGGTGATACTGCCTACACGGGCTGCGCAACAAGAGAAGGTCCACCCTCACCCACCACGCGTGCGCATTTTCCACCACAAAACGGTGCTCGTGCATGATTATCGTATGTCCTGGCCACGGCGAGAGGATAAAAAGACTCTGTTTCACGTACAGCTGCTCACAAGGGCACGGGTGTGCCGTCGATGGGCCGCCGCACTCCTTTTGCGCGCCGCGTGACGAAAGAAAATGAAAGGGGCAGACGAGCCAGCGACACGTTCGCACGCATCGCTTCCTTTCTCACTGTAGTGCATCGCACTGCGTGGAAGCCAAGGCGTTCACCAACTCAGCATCGTTCAACtctatgtgcgtgtatctttttttcttttcgttgcAGTCTTGGGCGCTGCTCTcagacggcgccgcgcgctccctccccccccccctctaccgccaccgccaccccctctAGTGGGATGCAGGGGTGTCTTGGACAGGGAATGCGGATGAGCAactctcgccctctcgctACCTTGCAtttttctcttcctccgaCACCAACGCGTCAGTGTGCACCTGTACCTGCGATCACTTATTTTTTTTCTTGTATGCATCTTTTGAACGCTGTCCTCGGGGCGTAAAGGTGCAACGAGATCGGGGGATGATCGGGGCATTGCTTGCTCAACAAAAGCGAGACACGCATTCTCCGCTTCAGTGCTCCTTTTAGTTTTCATTCACTTGGATAAAGGGCCGCAGTGGCCTTCTGGTCTCTTCTTGTGATGTCCACTGTCCGCGTCCTCAGCGGAGGTTCCGCATTCTATTCGATAAACCCTGCAtgccccccccacacacacacacacctgctgAGACAGGGAGCTGGAAGAGGGCGGGTTGCTCCGCACCCTCGTCcgtgcacacaagcacaacacgcacgcacctcgATGCTCCTGTGTGAAAGGCGCACTCTGTTCCTGCTGGTGTATGGGTTTGGTGCAGGCGGCACGACCGCACACACCGCACCAGCAGTCGGATTGTTCGAGGCAAATAGACGGACTTGCTAGTGGGTCCTCGGTTTTCGttgaccccccccccttcctccatccctctccctcctgccccccccccacacacactttctctctcacgcggacgaaggaaagggaagcgcTCCTTTGCACACATCTACTCCTCAGCTGCATTGTGTGCGTGAAGCATCCTTGATGCGTCGGATATCCTCAATCCGTGTATCCGTCTGCTTCcccgtgtctgtgtgtacctacacgcacgcacacccctTCTTCAATCGCCGGCAGAGGTCTGTGCGTCGTTTGATcgatttttttttcgctgtcgcactcttctttttcgtgcGCGCATGGTCAGGAAGGCGCGTGACGCGAAAcgctcccccaccaccaccaccaccaccccctcatTATTCAGTTCACTCTACCCACGCATATCGTCAAGCGTCCTTACCATTGAGAGTCCAGTGCACGACCACCTTTGGACTGCTTGATTCTTCgccccttcttttttttcctttcgcGGTGCCTTCTTTCCTGTgagtgtctgtgtgtgtgtgtgtgtgtgtgtgtgtgtgttcttcTCCGTGTTCCGTTGGCAagaagccgccgcctcaTTGACCCGCAGAAGTAGCGACGGGCAACAGCTCATAAGCCAAGCCAGGGACACGAGCGAATCAAGGAAACACATTAGGCGCCTGTACGACAGCAAGGAAGAGCGCCATCTGCGTCATCGAATGTCGAACGCGGCAAGCTCATCAGGTGAGTCGGCAGAGCCGGCGCACCCTCATCAAACACCTGTAATATGCATCAGACCAAACGGCCAGACAAGTCACACAGCCGACAGTTTTAAGTCGAAGCAAACGCCGCTCCCGATATTGAATCCGAAATCAGAGGCCCCTTGTGTGGCGAGTCCGTCGCCATCCGCGCACAGTAGCACGGTGAATGCCCTCGCTGCTACCACTGCCGGATCCCATAATCCGCCGAGCACCCATGGTGGGGCAGTGAACCGGAGTTCATCCTGCGCTCTGCCTCTTAGCTCCACTCCTTCTGCGTTGGCGCCTgtgacaccaccgccggcattATTGGACGCGCAAGGCGCTCACAGTCCTGCGACGGCACCCGCGACGCAAGCAGCTACGGCGCAGTCGCCGACAACTTGGGGCAAGGATGCGTGTACGGCActgcctgccgcagcgcagctctATCTCGGTCCCACAGCTGTGGCGACGGTACGCAACGACCTctccgcggccgcagctgcgccgcggaATGGCGCCTCGAACCTGGTCACCGACTATCTCAGCACCAGCTCGTCATCTTCAGGCTTCAGTCCGGGAAACAACTCGTCTCCACATCACCTGCTGCCGACGGGGTTTG
Proteins encoded in this window:
- a CDS encoding hypothetical protein (previous protein_id=AAZ14307.1), which codes for MAYAYTDPTSINYILQRAHTELRRGENQHYRSTEAQYTNHVKELLGNLERYLETCGVRLPTQVQEGAEITATAEAAGETESERTPFSAPPRGRLVATQRVNQGRRLSSGSAFASVTVGSAKCDSNAVNRHEEASNNISVYSSGPVRSGWGKLATPCEAQRGSGAANACHVASSCPVAAATSTLHGIFLKHDQVNAMSDSSSSPLGAAYQQHIAPDNRCVRAVTSESEASILYKSQQATTAHAAYSSSSSSVAVDAGADANAEGSTTSLLHSGDAAGVDSCSVDSGSAPIVAIIDSGCGGGNSTRSRGRGESVAMRSPPAPPQLPDHYTGEGARGGLYASGDSFSRSTSTHLMVLNAIASASCVSDADAGAACTAAAHDRWGEFGTFVQSITESRQNSNLASLRSAAAAGCPLPDGVNGAPVAPLPAPMRNAENGSSGAVSAPLAVVAPPPGVDPMVGLQLPSLPSTGTSMTTPPAPVSSAAAGRQVQPSPLHSSGAKITTSSLTLQVAHGAGSSAVRALAAAGVAAEAGGSSEMPNAELDKPLSPSFGILSSPPLIAPVPQFECIPCPPLHSGPGRPAYFTAVVAPMQRVASEPLASHRLCGGGGDGTDSIVHHQQAQRGPVPPHPGTSADAVAATAATATTASTRNPEKAQLMCRLREVLERSVFGKSSVQPPAVPSAVAAGRRSSLSDNAASGVGENQEKHSAAGSTRVPVSSLVPSPQSLRQNQQMPGYPTPLPSTTKTDDTPGGSANAQRSDSPSELKDGDKRGDGTGGVAWDDSWDFLRLATAAISEFPHTTSSKDIVSEAATSHSVPRGTVRPKDAGGDEDRGSMGPPRCDHAPKEGCRAHGYVGSSNKAATMNAARPPGGLSVCRRWDMGSCATANNTSSRAYAKEMVAASLVANAQQYRPSLPVPMLWMRPARSPPGIALQGASVSDGYRTGLTKSNVDNFSRAEEEVPRARQRHSAGGKRVLGDEQQPSQDDDGERQSFSTNLSPAHAEKQQLMQRLRMVLSRHGE
- a CDS encoding putative actin-like protein (previous protein_id=AAZ14306.1) — translated: MQSQQHHYTASPTASPALSRAGVSSTPVLILDLGSRTIKSGLHTATTPHLTPALVGTPKYPRCLPQVSSSFNQSSSISTSCFVVGSDAASRRGVLRLSRPIQHGGVIMDWVGTRPLLRQSIQNALVPPSSSLAVRQPLEEGEDVIYSLVESPYASRPQRARLAELLFEGPDQEAVMSDSGKQQRVGPRAAGVFCGVGPLLALYATGQTTGVVVDVGDGAVSTAAAADGYVLPQCLQREADGATGAAVTSYLTRLLYQSGVLGPAAATAAFRRSAPPSLLGSATNHLSSGAGAGTQQERELVYALKEACCSVSATPLFSTKSSLAAADASTAATPSLAELNSALIAAAQRTQHSGPGGSGAAHASTPFSHPFTLPDGSFLEVGGAEAAQASEVLFYPALMGSEGRGVVDVVLDAVAAAPAELQPQLLGNVVVTGGVTCSAGFGYRFFNEMQQRIRGCAASSTNGSSNQRICVSAPEQRAYAAWMGASYVAQISSFASSMVVTRAAYEEEGEAALARRVLT
- a CDS encoding hypothetical protein (previous protein_id=AAZ14305.1) — translated: MSYAQQHFNRLQLRYHEVVQPPHGFYAASAAVHNSRTPVRLRDVVIGTHNQEPLPRGGSGDPASDAHDSYMACYPHPHSIIGASAAAAWCETTPSVSGAGVPRQVFQLLQHNPKHASPPRLKASQKRFTSPHSSVTTSETAAGQPPVRLSPPPRVLEETVDKRCRPSAPGHAGVPHDSLATKLHGSRPLSADAHRRPGDRAEHSKGNSLSTGGLSAARLSTSQLSASATFAARLSNIIETRQQIELLMQRQRQDEEELIHAIAHIDAQSLGRSHPRQSPHPGTMLTDSVLSPWRQQQQQQQDAVDRPSYEQVLIERAAVFAALRRFKEKGNIIVHKLYNTVKAQQEQVLELVATVEALKKANKRFKDALSNGGGAAGGSLGSGAGAAATAGGVTRLPDTVAELQEKVITQRRVIEQMDQLMQNADRMLLAMRARVEAAEQRASGASAERRRLPPLPLTPGSGTSNASTPRQAPVGGDGDAATVSAQQQQFLLGRIAQLWQALKQEQAQRLHLEEVYGATSEETARNVALLEERLQRVQNTRGVMYNSSGSATNAAAVQMELHTLLEEGGHGSGVSVAEEIRRKNKEQRTMLPASSRSPSSTLARTLFTAVSVGDAAAAEDYKAEKEDDAKQAPDGSKRQPSSEPAAAQNARQRRAYLGGPWSAADSTSVDLAAEEQDLQLGIPVPDASHLRDSTSRSFHSCSSGASRRLVGFLPAKAADVMSCTVDSASDGANDNDEGHVAVVRSGSNARGRAAVIATANPMAIHSSSSPLPDTIPSVG